The following are encoded in a window of Prochlorococcus marinus str. MIT 1013 genomic DNA:
- a CDS encoding aspartate kinase, producing MTLLVQKYGGTSIGSIERIKAVAQRIKSSKEKGNDLVVVVSAMGNTTDELTQLATQITVKPPQREMDMLLSTGEQVSIALLTMALNELGTPAISLTGTQAGIITESVHGRARILEIRTERIKNLINQGKTIVIAGFQGTSLGMGGIAEITTLGRGGSDTSAVALAASLEAEKCEIYTDVPGVLTTDPRIVKNAQLMKSISCDEMLELASLGAAVLHPRAVEIARNFGLTLVVKSSWDNLDGTTLTSKKNHVFSKAGIEHRSPVDGLELVENQAVVALSNIPDRPGIAAELFESLSTGGVNVDLIIQATHQINSNDITFTVAEHELNNAQDQCKKLMHTIGGEISSQKSLTKLSIYGAGIMGRTGIASSLFQTLSDSGINIRLIATSEVKVSCVIDAELGKKALRSVGEVFKLTDKQITLNPIIETNNEPEVRGIALDKDQIQISVKNVPDKPGTASTICSTLAEKNISLDTIVQSERKHQDKTKDISFTLKKNDRSDAKYALRELISNWKGATLEEGESIVRISAVGSGMPFTKGTAGKIFRALANQKINIEMIATSEIRTTCIISEKYGEKALNEIHSCFKLGKNQI from the coding sequence ATGACTTTGCTGGTTCAAAAATATGGCGGCACCTCTATAGGAAGCATTGAGCGAATAAAAGCTGTCGCCCAAAGAATCAAATCAAGCAAAGAGAAAGGAAATGATCTTGTAGTTGTTGTGTCGGCGATGGGAAATACAACTGATGAATTAACACAGCTAGCAACACAAATAACAGTTAAACCTCCTCAGAGAGAGATGGATATGCTCCTATCCACTGGAGAACAGGTTTCAATAGCATTATTAACAATGGCCCTTAATGAATTGGGCACACCAGCAATCTCCTTAACTGGAACTCAAGCTGGAATTATTACAGAATCAGTCCATGGGCGAGCAAGAATACTGGAGATAAGAACAGAACGAATAAAAAATCTCATAAATCAAGGTAAAACCATAGTTATTGCTGGATTCCAAGGGACAAGCCTTGGTATGGGAGGAATTGCTGAAATTACAACTTTAGGACGAGGAGGATCAGATACGTCTGCAGTCGCATTAGCAGCATCTCTTGAAGCTGAAAAATGTGAAATTTATACTGATGTTCCTGGCGTTTTAACAACTGATCCAAGAATTGTTAAAAACGCACAATTAATGAAAAGTATTAGTTGCGATGAAATGTTAGAACTTGCAAGCCTTGGAGCTGCTGTTTTGCATCCTCGAGCAGTTGAAATAGCAAGAAATTTCGGCCTAACTCTTGTAGTGAAGTCAAGTTGGGACAATCTTGATGGAACCACTTTGACTAGTAAAAAGAATCATGTGTTTTCTAAAGCCGGGATAGAACATCGCAGTCCTGTCGATGGTTTAGAACTTGTTGAGAATCAAGCAGTCGTAGCTCTATCTAATATTCCAGATCGTCCAGGAATTGCTGCTGAGCTTTTTGAATCTTTATCAACAGGTGGTGTAAATGTAGATCTAATTATTCAAGCAACCCACCAAATCAACTCGAACGATATTACGTTTACTGTTGCAGAACATGAATTAAACAATGCACAAGATCAATGCAAAAAACTCATGCATACTATTGGAGGGGAAATATCTTCTCAAAAAAGTCTGACCAAACTAAGTATTTATGGAGCTGGAATAATGGGGAGAACTGGAATAGCATCATCTCTATTCCAAACTCTTTCTGATTCTGGAATTAATATAAGACTTATAGCAACTAGTGAAGTCAAAGTAAGTTGTGTTATTGATGCAGAATTAGGAAAAAAAGCATTACGTAGCGTAGGAGAAGTATTCAAGCTTACAGATAAACAAATTACTCTTAATCCTATTATTGAAACTAACAACGAGCCAGAAGTAAGAGGTATAGCTTTAGACAAAGATCAAATCCAAATCAGTGTTAAAAATGTACCAGACAAGCCAGGGACTGCTTCAACTATATGTTCCACATTAGCTGAAAAGAATATCAGCTTAGATACAATAGTTCAATCAGAAAGAAAGCATCAGGATAAAACTAAAGATATTAGTTTCACATTAAAGAAAAATGATAGAAGCGATGCTAAATATGCATTAAGAGAATTAATTTCCAATTGGAAAGGGGCAACACTTGAAGAAGGAGAATCCATAGTCAGAATTAGCGCAGTAGGATCTGGAATGCCTTTCACAAAAGGAACCGCTGGTAAAATATTTAGAGCGCTAGCAAATCAAAAAATCAATATCGAAATGATCGCTACGAGTGAAATCAGAACAACTTGTATTATCTCAGAAAAATATGGTGAAAAAGCATTAAATGAAATTCATTCCTGCTTTAAATTAGGAAAAAATCAAATCTAG
- the psbZ gene encoding photosystem II reaction center protein PsbZ gives MRNFSAASIMLAINSIVANALLFSSLLLVIGVPVFYMTQTNPEDNRNPNIKKIEILAGVWFHLVLLQALVGEYITHQMSV, from the coding sequence TTGAGAAATTTTTCTGCAGCTTCAATTATGCTGGCTATTAATTCAATCGTCGCGAACGCACTTTTGTTCTCATCATTGCTTTTGGTAATTGGTGTTCCTGTTTTTTACATGACCCAAACCAATCCTGAGGACAATAGAAATCCCAACATTAAAAAGATCGAGATCCTTGCGGGAGTATGGTTTCATTTAGTACTACTTCAAGCCTTAGTTGGCGAATACATCACTCATCAAATGAGTGTGTAA
- a CDS encoding precorrin-8X methylmutase, with translation MKTPEHPIFLESVKYIRSKLGFTGLDQVQQSILERIIHSSGDFSLKSSVRFSSRACEDAINALRNGAKILTDTYMAKAAISPMAKRTLNSDVQCILAEAPKSSDSTSSTRSAIGMRNVWLDFEEKDNLLNAPLVVIGSAPTALMSLLDLVEAGYKIPSLIIGMPVGFIGVSESKIRLLNSECQYIVLEGSKGGASTAAAAINALLRAAEN, from the coding sequence GTGAAAACACCAGAGCATCCAATTTTTCTTGAAAGTGTTAAATATATTAGATCTAAACTCGGCTTCACCGGACTGGATCAGGTTCAGCAATCAATTTTAGAACGGATTATTCATTCAAGTGGAGATTTTAGCTTGAAGTCATCCGTGAGGTTTAGTTCCAGGGCTTGCGAGGACGCTATTAATGCTTTGCGAAATGGGGCAAAGATTTTGACTGATACGTATATGGCAAAGGCGGCAATATCTCCCATGGCTAAAAGAACTTTAAATTCAGACGTTCAATGCATTTTAGCTGAGGCTCCCAAGTCCAGTGATTCGACTTCATCTACTAGAAGTGCAATTGGGATGAGAAATGTATGGTTAGATTTTGAGGAGAAAGATAATTTATTGAATGCTCCTTTAGTTGTGATTGGGAGTGCGCCAACAGCCTTAATGTCTTTATTAGATCTTGTTGAAGCTGGTTATAAAATACCTAGTTTAATTATTGGAATGCCAGTTGGTTTTATAGGTGTTTCTGAGAGTAAAATTCGATTATTGAATAGTGAATGTCAATATATTGTCTTGGAGGGTTCCAAAGGAGGTGCATCTACAGCTGCAGCCGCTATAAATGCCTTATTGAGAGCTGCTGAAAATTAA
- the uvrB gene encoding excinuclease ABC subunit UvrB — protein sequence MPDYQLKAPYVPKGDQPAAIKELVGGVNDGEKFQTLLGATGTGKTFTIANVIEQTGRPALVLAHNKTLAAQLCNELREFFPENAVEYFISYYDYYQPEAYVPVSDTYIAKTSSINEEIDMLRHSATRSLFERDDVIVVASISCIYGLGIPSEYLKASVKFKVGQSIDLRSCLRSLVSNQYTRNDIEISRGRFRVRGDVLEIGPAYDDRLVRIELFGDEIESISYVDPTTGEILNRLDSINIYPAKHFVTPKDRLESAIKAIKKELKDRLEFFNQEGKLLEAQRLEQRTIYDLEMLKEVGYCNGVENYARHLSAREPGSPPECLIDYFPKDWLLLIDESHVTCPQLRAMYNGDQARKKVLIDHGFRLPSAADNRPLKDIEFWKKAKQTVFISATPGDWELSQSIGNIVEQVIRPTGVLDPLVEVRPTEGQVEDLLFEIRKRASKNQRILITTLTKRMAEDLTDYLSENKIRVRYLHSEIHSIERIEIIQDLRLGEYDVLVGVNLLREGLDLPEVSLVVILDADKEGFLRAQRSLIQTIGRAARHVEGLALLYADKMTDSMAKAISETERRREIQNIYNIENDITPKPAGKKANNSILSFLELSRRLNQDGNSDDFVDIADKLIDHSSKDSDSGISLDSLPELIEKLESKMKTKAKDLDFEKAAILRDRIKKLRHRLVGK from the coding sequence ATGCCTGACTATCAACTTAAAGCTCCTTATGTTCCAAAAGGCGATCAACCTGCAGCTATAAAAGAACTAGTTGGAGGCGTAAATGATGGCGAAAAGTTTCAAACTTTATTAGGTGCAACTGGAACAGGAAAGACTTTTACGATAGCTAATGTGATAGAGCAAACTGGTCGGCCAGCTCTGGTTTTAGCTCACAATAAAACACTTGCAGCTCAATTATGTAATGAATTAAGGGAATTTTTTCCTGAGAATGCTGTTGAATATTTTATCTCTTACTATGATTATTATCAGCCAGAAGCTTATGTTCCAGTCAGTGATACTTATATAGCAAAGACATCATCAATTAATGAAGAAATTGATATGTTACGTCACTCTGCAACTAGATCGTTATTTGAACGAGATGATGTCATTGTCGTCGCGTCAATTAGTTGTATATATGGTCTAGGAATTCCAAGCGAATATCTAAAAGCTTCTGTTAAGTTTAAAGTTGGTCAAAGTATTGATTTACGATCTTGCCTTAGATCATTAGTTTCAAATCAATATACACGCAACGATATAGAAATCAGTAGAGGTAGATTTAGAGTAAGAGGAGATGTATTAGAAATAGGCCCAGCCTATGATGACAGACTTGTTAGAATTGAGTTATTTGGAGATGAAATTGAAAGTATTTCTTATGTCGATCCTACTACTGGCGAAATATTAAATAGACTTGACTCAATAAATATATATCCGGCAAAACATTTTGTAACACCAAAAGATCGTTTAGAATCTGCAATCAAAGCAATAAAAAAAGAATTAAAAGATAGATTAGAGTTTTTTAATCAAGAAGGAAAATTACTTGAAGCTCAAAGATTAGAACAACGAACAATTTATGATTTAGAAATGCTAAAAGAAGTTGGTTATTGTAATGGAGTTGAAAATTACGCTCGTCATCTTTCTGCAAGAGAGCCTGGTTCTCCTCCAGAGTGTCTAATTGATTATTTTCCTAAAGATTGGTTATTACTTATTGATGAAAGTCATGTTACCTGTCCTCAATTGAGAGCTATGTATAATGGTGATCAAGCTAGAAAAAAAGTGTTAATTGATCATGGTTTTAGACTACCAAGTGCTGCTGATAACCGTCCTTTAAAGGATATTGAATTTTGGAAAAAAGCCAAACAAACTGTTTTTATAAGTGCGACTCCTGGTGATTGGGAATTGTCTCAAAGTATAGGTAATATAGTTGAGCAAGTGATTAGACCTACTGGAGTTCTAGACCCTTTGGTTGAAGTACGTCCAACCGAGGGGCAAGTTGAAGATTTACTTTTCGAAATTAGAAAAAGAGCATCGAAAAATCAAAGAATACTTATAACAACTCTTACGAAAAGAATGGCTGAAGATCTTACAGATTATTTATCTGAAAATAAAATAAGAGTTCGTTATTTACATTCAGAGATTCATTCGATAGAAAGAATTGAAATTATTCAAGATTTGCGACTGGGTGAATATGATGTATTAGTAGGAGTTAATCTTTTAAGAGAAGGTCTAGATTTACCTGAAGTCTCTCTTGTAGTAATTCTCGATGCAGATAAAGAAGGATTTTTAAGAGCTCAAAGATCTTTGATTCAAACAATCGGACGAGCAGCACGGCATGTTGAAGGTTTAGCTTTGCTCTATGCAGATAAAATGACAGACTCTATGGCAAAGGCTATTAGTGAGACAGAAAGACGCCGTGAAATACAAAATATTTATAATATTGAAAATGATATAACTCCTAAACCAGCAGGTAAGAAAGCTAATAATTCAATTCTTTCTTTTTTAGAGCTCTCAAGAAGATTAAATCAGGATGGAAATTCAGATGATTTTGTTGATATTGCAGATAAGTTAATTGATCATAGTTCTAAAGATTCCGATAGCGGCATATCCTTAGACTCATTGCCAGAATTAATTGAAAAATTAGAATCTAAAATGAAAACAAAGGCCAAAGATTTAGATTTTGAAAAAGCTGCAATTCTCAGAGATCGTATAAAGAAATTAAGGCATAGATTAGTTGGTAAATAA
- the mutS gene encoding DNA mismatch repair protein MutS, with amino-acid sequence MAASQNPIQGSLFGANEKSGANETEQLISSKTSNENLSNQQLKDDASLRPRRKNTSKNRNQKIDLDAFSHAEIEEPKWSHHNLPEIDDLTPALRHYVELKVENPDRILLYRLGDFFECFFEDAITLSQLLEITLTSKEGGKKIGKVPMAGIPHHASDRYCTELIKKGLSIAICDQLEAAPSKGNKLIKRGITRLITPGTILEEGMLRAKQNNWLASVLIESKTTKDTINWSLAKIDVSTGEFIVQEGKDTKDLRQELIKLNAAEVISEKKSISNKNWHEGLLDITEFNQTSFSQLEATATIKNHYCLNNIDGLGIESDSLSIRTVGGLIEYLNKTHPNLNDNFKKGIKTNICIDFPNIKNNQTELIIDNQTRRNLEITSTQKNGQFHGSLLWAIDKTLTAMGGRCMRSWLEEPLTDLYTIESRQKIIGLLVQSSRLRRNIRKVLKAMGDLERLAGRAGAQQAGARDLVAIAEGINRFPIIKKYLNDPIFEETKFFEALINLDQDLIDLALKINNQIIENPPLSLTEGGLIYDGINPILDGLRNQLDDHNSWLRSQELEERKNSNINNLKLQYHRSFGYFLSVSKAKSINVPDHWIRRQTLTNEERFVTPDLKEREGKIFQVKARISQLEYELFCELRILVGNKSNIIRKAAKAISYLDVLSGLSELAATNNYVQPKVVGNQNKNQSRKLSIVEGRHPVVEQILIDKEFVPNDIELGSKTDLIILSGPNASGKSCYLRQVGVLQIMAQIGSWIPAKSCTLGIADQLFTRVGAVDDLAAGQSTFMVEMIETAFILNKATEKSLVLLDEIGRGTSTFDGLSIAWSVSEFLAKKIKSRSIFATHYHELNQISEYIDNVENYQVLVQHKNNTLSFLHKVERGGANKSYGIEAARLAGVPREVINNAKMILNNLEKNSSKTIQITKSVKS; translated from the coding sequence ATGGCTGCCAGCCAAAACCCCATACAAGGCAGTCTGTTTGGGGCAAATGAAAAGAGTGGTGCCAATGAAACTGAACAACTTATTAGTTCAAAAACATCTAACGAAAATCTTTCAAATCAACAACTGAAAGATGACGCATCACTAAGACCTCGCAGAAAAAATACTTCTAAAAATCGAAATCAAAAAATAGATCTCGATGCGTTTTCTCATGCTGAGATCGAAGAGCCAAAATGGTCCCATCATAATTTGCCAGAAATTGATGATCTCACTCCTGCATTAAGACATTATGTCGAATTAAAAGTAGAGAATCCTGATCGAATTCTGCTTTATAGGCTTGGAGATTTCTTCGAGTGTTTTTTTGAAGATGCAATAACACTTTCACAGCTTCTAGAAATAACACTCACCAGTAAAGAGGGTGGTAAAAAAATTGGCAAAGTGCCTATGGCTGGAATACCGCACCATGCATCTGATCGATATTGCACAGAGCTCATCAAAAAAGGTTTATCAATTGCTATTTGCGATCAACTTGAAGCAGCCCCATCAAAAGGCAATAAATTAATAAAAAGAGGCATAACTCGATTAATCACCCCTGGTACAATTTTAGAGGAAGGGATGCTTAGGGCTAAACAAAATAATTGGCTAGCTTCTGTTCTAATAGAATCAAAAACGACAAAAGACACAATTAACTGGTCTTTAGCAAAGATAGATGTCAGTACAGGTGAATTTATTGTTCAAGAAGGAAAAGACACTAAAGATTTACGTCAAGAATTAATTAAACTAAATGCAGCTGAAGTGATATCAGAAAAAAAATCAATTTCAAACAAAAACTGGCATGAAGGATTACTAGATATAACGGAGTTTAATCAAACATCATTTTCCCAATTAGAAGCAACAGCAACTATTAAAAATCATTATTGTTTAAATAATATTGATGGATTAGGTATTGAGTCAGATTCTCTATCAATAAGAACAGTTGGAGGTTTGATAGAATATTTAAACAAAACTCATCCAAATCTAAATGATAATTTCAAAAAAGGAATCAAGACAAATATATGTATTGATTTTCCTAACATAAAAAATAATCAAACAGAACTAATTATAGATAATCAAACAAGAAGAAATTTAGAAATTACTTCAACTCAAAAAAATGGTCAATTTCATGGTTCATTACTATGGGCAATTGATAAAACATTGACTGCAATGGGGGGTAGATGTATGAGGAGTTGGTTAGAAGAACCTTTAACAGATCTTTATACTATCGAAAGTAGACAAAAAATAATAGGCTTACTAGTCCAATCCTCAAGGTTAAGAAGAAATATCCGAAAAGTTTTGAAAGCAATGGGTGATTTAGAACGACTCGCAGGTAGAGCAGGAGCCCAACAAGCTGGAGCAAGAGATTTAGTTGCTATCGCTGAAGGTATTAACCGTTTTCCTATCATTAAAAAGTATCTTAATGACCCAATATTTGAAGAAACTAAATTTTTCGAAGCTCTAATAAATTTAGATCAAGACTTAATAGATCTTGCTTTAAAAATAAACAATCAAATCATAGAAAACCCACCTCTTAGCCTTACTGAAGGCGGATTAATTTATGATGGTATTAACCCTATACTTGATGGACTTAGAAATCAACTTGATGATCACAATTCATGGTTAAGATCTCAAGAACTAGAAGAAAGAAAGAACAGTAATATTAATAATTTAAAGCTTCAATATCATCGGTCTTTTGGTTACTTTTTATCAGTAAGCAAAGCAAAGTCTATTAATGTACCAGATCACTGGATCAGAAGACAAACATTAACAAATGAAGAACGATTTGTCACACCAGATCTCAAAGAAAGAGAAGGAAAGATCTTCCAAGTAAAAGCTAGAATATCACAACTTGAATATGAACTTTTTTGCGAACTTAGAATTCTTGTTGGAAATAAATCAAATATTATTAGAAAAGCTGCCAAAGCAATATCTTACTTAGATGTTTTATCTGGACTATCTGAATTAGCAGCTACAAATAACTACGTTCAACCAAAGGTAGTTGGTAATCAAAATAAAAATCAATCAAGAAAATTATCAATTGTAGAGGGGCGTCACCCTGTGGTTGAGCAGATTCTAATAGATAAAGAGTTCGTTCCTAATGATATTGAGCTTGGATCTAAGACAGATCTAATAATTCTTTCAGGCCCCAATGCAAGTGGCAAAAGTTGTTACTTAAGACAAGTAGGTGTCTTGCAAATCATGGCTCAAATTGGCAGTTGGATACCAGCTAAATCTTGCACTTTAGGAATTGCTGATCAACTTTTCACACGCGTCGGAGCAGTAGATGATTTAGCGGCAGGTCAATCAACTTTTATGGTTGAAATGATTGAAACAGCATTCATTTTAAACAAAGCGACTGAAAAATCATTGGTTTTATTAGATGAAATTGGACGAGGAACCTCAACTTTCGATGGCTTATCTATTGCTTGGTCAGTGAGCGAATTTTTAGCAAAAAAAATCAAGAGTCGTTCAATATTTGCAACTCATTATCATGAATTGAATCAAATTTCGGAATATATTGATAATGTAGAAAACTATCAAGTTCTGGTTCAACATAAAAATAATACACTTTCATTTCTTCATAAAGTTGAAAGAGGAGGAGCGAATAAAAGTTATGGAATTGAAGCTGCGCGCCTTGCTGGCGTCCCCAGAGAAGTAATAAATAATGCAAAGATGATATTAAATAATCTTGAAAAAAATAGCTCGAAAACTATTCAAATAACCAAATCAGTTAAAAGCTGA
- a CDS encoding DUF561 domain-containing protein, with translation MTRLQTLPVSLQKSIQDRSLLKVISGLNNFNPESVLRISKAAGLGGADLLDIACEPNLVELAVEASNTPVCVSSVEPKLFPEAVKAGASIIEIGNFDSFYPDGRFFSADEVLSLAVESRRLLPEVVLSVTVPHFLPLDSQAQLALNLIDRGIDLIQTEGGTSSHPISPGTLGLIEKASPTLAGTFAIAAALKECHCDIPVICASGLSEVTVPMAISVGASGVGIGSAVNKLNTELAMIATVKGLRQALNSFKLASTISQ, from the coding sequence ATGACACGTTTGCAGACATTGCCAGTTTCACTTCAAAAGAGTATTCAAGATAGATCTTTATTGAAAGTAATTTCTGGTTTGAATAATTTTAATCCAGAATCAGTATTGAGAATTTCAAAAGCGGCAGGTCTTGGGGGTGCAGATTTATTGGACATTGCTTGTGAACCAAATTTAGTAGAGCTAGCTGTGGAGGCTTCGAATACTCCTGTTTGCGTAAGTTCTGTTGAACCAAAACTTTTCCCTGAAGCCGTTAAAGCAGGAGCATCAATTATTGAAATTGGGAACTTTGATTCTTTTTATCCAGATGGACGTTTTTTCTCAGCTGATGAGGTGCTCTCATTGGCAGTTGAATCTCGACGTCTTTTACCTGAAGTTGTTTTGTCAGTCACCGTTCCCCATTTTTTGCCTTTAGATAGTCAAGCTCAATTAGCGTTAAATCTTATTGATAGAGGGATCGACTTGATCCAGACAGAGGGAGGGACGAGCTCTCATCCCATTAGTCCTGGAACTTTAGGTTTAATAGAAAAAGCTTCACCTACTTTGGCTGGAACTTTCGCTATTGCCGCTGCTTTAAAGGAGTGTCATTGTGATATTCCTGTCATTTGTGCTTCTGGACTCTCTGAAGTGACTGTCCCAATGGCTATATCAGTTGGAGCTAGTGGGGTTGGTATTGGTTCGGCTGTTAATAAATTGAATACTGAATTAGCTATGATTGCGACTGTAAAAGGTCTTCGCCAGGCTTTAAATTCTTTTAAATTGGCTTCCACGATTAGTCAATGA
- the tilS gene encoding tRNA lysidine(34) synthetase TilS yields the protein MRLHKRLKQNKSLLPRNSTLLLAISGGQDSMALLKLIIDLRRLYQWQIEIWHGDHQWHAKSERTKEELKRWCLNEQISFHSKKAPKQDVTNEKKARDWRYKNLIIKAKLLSSKNIYYPCTRILTGHTATDRAETIIMNLARGSDLIGLSTLREQRALESNLELARPLLIFNRNETLEICKEFNLPIWIDPSNENINLTRNKIRKEILPILNSIYKGADSRIASLANRLESYSEDQQSLAKIAIKFCQGDEINSLSRQKLSDFSNSIRKVILANWLKMLGVTRLTALQIEEINTKISQRNPPGNIHLHGNFLISWNKKTIYISSKTQ from the coding sequence ATGCGTTTGCACAAAAGGCTGAAACAAAATAAATCTTTGCTTCCCAGAAACTCCACCCTTCTTCTAGCTATATCTGGTGGGCAAGATTCGATGGCTCTTCTTAAATTAATTATTGATTTAAGAAGACTATATCAATGGCAAATCGAAATCTGGCATGGAGATCACCAATGGCATGCAAAATCCGAAAGAACAAAAGAAGAACTAAAACGTTGGTGTCTTAATGAGCAAATATCATTTCACTCTAAAAAAGCACCTAAACAAGATGTAACTAATGAAAAAAAAGCAAGAGATTGGAGATATAAAAACCTAATAATTAAAGCTAAATTATTATCATCAAAAAATATTTATTATCCTTGTACAAGAATATTAACTGGTCATACAGCTACTGATCGAGCAGAGACAATAATTATGAACTTAGCCAGAGGCAGTGATCTAATTGGCCTTAGTACCCTCAGAGAGCAAAGAGCTTTAGAGAGTAATTTAGAATTAGCTAGGCCTCTACTAATTTTCAATAGAAACGAGACTCTCGAAATTTGCAAAGAGTTTAATCTACCAATTTGGATTGATCCTTCAAATGAAAATATAAATTTAACAAGAAATAAAATTAGAAAAGAAATTTTACCAATTTTAAATTCAATCTATAAAGGTGCAGACTCAAGAATAGCCTCTTTAGCTAATAGACTTGAAAGTTACAGCGAAGACCAACAATCATTAGCAAAAATAGCAATAAAATTTTGCCAAGGAGACGAAATCAATTCTCTTTCCAGGCAAAAACTTAGCGATTTCAGCAACTCTATAAGAAAAGTAATACTCGCTAATTGGTTAAAAATGTTAGGAGTAACAAGATTAACTGCTTTGCAAATCGAAGAAATAAATACAAAAATATCTCAAAGAAATCCACCAGGGAATATCCATCTACATGGGAATTTCCTAATAAGTTGGAACAAAAAAACTATCTATATCTCAAGCAAGACTCAATAA
- the holA gene encoding DNA polymerase III subunit delta: MPIHLIWGDDYEASNREIKEIIEKVIDPVWKSFNYSQIDGNDPKQNFRALEEVQSAPLGSGGRIVLVRRSPFCNGCSLELAEKLEQAIKLIPDNTHLILNNSNKPDKRLKTTKSIQKSIQLNSFSKEKSFILPLPWDINGQRNLVKNNLHRLNLKMNHETIDLIVESIGNDSSLINTELQKLALLSEALNEQSKTDKVQEISKDLVIQLVQNNSTNALEIANSLLKGERIIALNQIQSLLDNGEPALRLITTLTGQSRGWLWVHLLDSEGNQDVKEIARLAGIANPKRIFVIRKQIQTKSLETLLELMKKLLKIEASIKSGTNPIDSFKDNLLTESKILTNN; encoded by the coding sequence ATGCCGATACATTTAATATGGGGGGATGATTATGAAGCCAGTAACAGGGAAATAAAAGAAATAATTGAAAAGGTTATTGATCCAGTATGGAAAAGCTTTAATTACAGTCAAATAGATGGAAATGATCCAAAACAAAATTTCAGAGCTCTTGAAGAAGTTCAAAGTGCTCCTTTAGGAAGCGGAGGAAGAATTGTTCTTGTTCGAAGAAGTCCATTTTGTAACGGATGTTCTCTTGAGCTTGCTGAGAAGCTTGAACAAGCAATTAAATTAATTCCTGATAATACACATCTGATTCTAAATAATTCAAATAAACCTGATAAAAGACTTAAAACTACTAAATCAATACAAAAAAGTATCCAATTAAATTCATTCTCTAAGGAAAAAAGTTTTATTCTTCCGCTACCATGGGATATCAATGGACAGCGGAACTTAGTCAAGAATAATTTACATAGATTAAATCTAAAAATGAATCATGAAACAATTGATTTAATAGTAGAAAGTATAGGTAATGATAGCTCTTTAATAAATACTGAGCTTCAAAAACTTGCATTATTATCAGAAGCACTTAATGAACAATCAAAGACAGATAAAGTACAAGAAATATCAAAAGATTTAGTCATCCAACTAGTTCAAAATAATTCGACTAATGCTCTTGAAATTGCAAATTCACTACTTAAAGGAGAGAGAATTATAGCTCTAAACCAAATTCAATCCTTACTTGATAATGGAGAACCAGCTTTAAGGCTCATTACAACGTTAACTGGTCAATCTAGAGGATGGCTTTGGGTACATCTCTTAGACTCAGAGGGAAATCAGGACGTCAAAGAAATAGCCAGACTTGCTGGGATTGCTAATCCAAAACGTATTTTTGTTATACGCAAACAAATTCAAACCAAATCGTTGGAAACGTTGCTTGAACTAATGAAAAAATTGTTAAAAATCGAAGCCTCAATAAAATCAGGAACCAATCCAATCGATTCTTTTAAAGATAATCTGCTAACAGAAAGTAAAATTTTGACTAATAACTGA